A region from the Acanthopagrus latus isolate v.2019 chromosome 8, fAcaLat1.1, whole genome shotgun sequence genome encodes:
- the LOC119024457 gene encoding uncharacterized protein C3orf20-like isoform X3 encodes MMISCSGALAELKTGPVYFFDQPTKRNRMKGTRSRLYFNVANEDTAQSQENDNKEGVELTPRLSGETCGEVKPDTASDAPNIKDQDPVDAYKRAAPQLLNDLARLLSQHKWAQKACIPRGIVNILNCSWQELTAGAVQQTNDKPGGPRGSLKLDEDCDKNKKEAGERNSVVVVEHVGPTVKKPHVSSNPRMKKHKQNNKRAHNSTTFSFSVSSDSSKHPAGCDLFPGWIVQPTQPSCDDPQWIRLCQWVVDRLQAARNNAKLQTADQHMKPLIRRHYGDAKETVKDRTSRRKKAQPATLVNGLPQIPEVKQQDPARQKLHYRINDGSSFIYYPSGCMAVCQSCSGLPGGGFYTNVFSDSEFPVIMATITAFGHGAVTHPLSCSITAVWDQDGGFICDHHGNITKDWSWQTGRTPREKIVIQLSDLISVRLLSGTSAMLRFSCNKESVHLPLPALAKPKEMPCLQTPGKLNSEAAQDPQLAGKTKSPAVVLKNKRNLRLTPVSVRSREVLQMVREVEGLEELSTQRRRGGHVGRELKRLQQRVRNILDDWMDYYRVAIGIKCPDMERMPDAPLRTRLRREVQSAALPSLNPPEWVDAKPVQPEEDGDESQELHGHRSAETCIKLPRTPKKGTKAEPRVTQIGPLQIHGSIKLESLVIPHSPDLQPSAVTNPPARPSFTSSAPVTVCPALLRAALQGEGGCRRCCCSATLMPAVTDLEYDAFIMGQPPHSQQILVVCVTPASQHFNTHVAPGQEVLERLYRRRNKQRTTPCTQCQMDSFRLVRYEMSTGKQPSCGAENILLQQRHNAAPGMVLMYIRGKLLFVGYVFSDHSRSVRDLQKQISRSRGDYRLGLSLPSDYKLSDTVSTPAANPQDATLKGGDDITLTTSVEKGKASERKHNQVPGMSRRRQRDSHIKPKKTPALAVVPVVTH; translated from the exons ATGATGATTTCTTGCTCTGGTGCGCTGGCAGAGCTCAAGACTGGCCCTGTGTATTTCTTTGACCAG CCAACAAAACGAAACAGAATGAAAGGGACAAGAAGCAGGCTATATTTCAATGTGGCAAACGAAGACACAGCACAAAG TCAAGAGAATGACAACAAAGAAGGTGTTGAGCTCACTCCGAGGCTCTCAGGTGAAACATGTGGGGAAGTTAAACCTGATACCGCATCTGATGCGCCGAACATAAAGGACCAAGATCCGGTGGATGCCTACAAGCGAGCAGCCCCTCAGTTATTAAACGACCTGGCTCGCCTGCTTTCCCAACATAAGTGGGCCCAGAAGGCGTGTATTCCTCGCGGGATTGTAAATATTCTGAATTGCTCCTGGCAGGAGCTGACTGCAGGGGCGGTGCAACAGACCAACGACAAACCAGGAGGCCCCAGAGGTTCCCTGAAGTTGGATGAAGACTGTGACAAGAACAAgaaggaggcaggagagagaaactCAGTTGTTGTGGTGGAACATGTTGGTCCCACTGTGAAAAAACCACATGTGAGCTCAAATCCACGCatgaaaaagcacaaacaaaataacaagagAG CTCACAACTCCACAACCTTCAGTTTCTCTGTCTCATCCGACAGCAGTAAACATCCAG CTGGATGTGATTTGTTTCCAGGTTGGATTGTCCAGCCGACGCAGCCCTCCTGTGATGACCCTCAGTGGATCAGGTTGTGTCAGTGGGTGGTGGATCGGCTCCAGGCGGCAAGAAATAATGC AAAactgcaaacagctgatcagcacatGAAGCCCCTCATTCGCCGCCATTATGGTGACGCAAAGGAAACAGTGAAGGACAGGACATCCAGGAGAAAAAAGGCCCAACCTGCCACTTTAGTCAACGGTTTACCCCAGATACCagaggtgaagcagcaggatCCAGCACGGCAGAAACTACACTACAGGATCAATGACGGCTCCTCGTTCATATA CTACCCATCTGGTTGTATGGCAGTATGCCAAAGCTGCTCAGGTCTGCCCGGTGGAGGTTTCTACACCAACGTGTTCAGTGACAGCGAGTTTCCTGTTATCATGGCAACTATCACAGCGTTTGGGCATGGAGCCGTTACACACCCTCTGAG CTGTTCCATCACTGCAGTGTGGGACCAGGATGGTGGATTCATATGTGACCATCACGGGAACATAACTAAGGACTGGAGCTGGCAGACAGGACGCACACCGAGGGAGAAGATCGTGATACAG TTGTCAGATTTAATCTCTGTGAGGCTGCTCAGTGGCACTTCTGCCATGCTCCGCTTCAGCTGTAACAAAGAAAGtgttcatcttcctctccctgcaTTGGCTAAACCAAAGGAAATG CCTTGTTTGCAGACTCCAGGAAAGTTAAACTCTGAGGCTGCTCAAGACCCCCAGCTGGCGGGGAAGACAAAATCCCCTGCTGTGGTCCTAAAAAACAAGAGGAACCTGAGGCTAACACCT GTGTCGGTGCGCTCCCGGGAGGTCCTCCAGATggtcagagaggtggaggggctGGAGGAGCTGTCAACACAGCGGAGAAGAGGAGGGCATGTTGGCAGGGAGCTGAAGAGGCTTCAGCAGAGAGTACGAAACATCCTGGATGACTGGATGGATTATTATCGCGTGGCCATCG ggATCAAGTGTCCTGACATGGAGCGGATGCCAGATGCCCCGCTGAGGACCAGGCTGAGAAGGGAGGTACAGTCAGCTGCTCTGCCCTCTCTGAACCCACCTGAGTGGGTTGATGCTAAGCCAGTCCAGCCCGAGGAGGACGGGGATGAGTCGCAGGAGTTGCACGGACATCGGTCAGCAGAGACCTGCATCAAGCTGCCAAG GACACCCAAAAAGGGAACAAAGGCGGAGCCCCGTGTCACACAGATAGGACCCCTTCAGATTCACGGCAGTATTAAACTTGA GTCACTGGTCATTCCACACAGTCCAGATTTGCAGCCCTCCGCCGTCACCAACCCTCCAGCCCGGCCGTCGTTCACCTCATCCGCCCCCGTCACAGTGTGCCCAGCTCTGCTGAGAGCTGCCctgcagggggagggggggtgcaggcggtgctgctgcagcgctACGCTGATGCCAGCGGTGACAGACCTGGAGTACGATGCCTTCATTATGGGCCAGCCTCCACACAGTCAACAGATCCTGGTGGTGTGTGTGACTCCGGCAAGCCAACACTTTAATACACATGTGGCGCCCGGCCAGGAGGTGCTGGAGCGGCTttacaggaggaggaacaagcAGAGAACCACGCCGTGCACTCAG tgCCAGATGGATTCATTTCGCCTGGTGAGGTACGAGATGTCAACAGGGAAGCAGCCCAGCTGTGGAGCGGagaacatcctgctgcagcagagacataACGCTGCTCCTGGGATGGTCCTG ATGTACATCAGAGGGAAGCTGCTGTTTGTCGGCTACGTATTCAGTGATCACAGTCGCTCAGTCAGGGACCTTCAAAAGCAAATCTCCAGGAGCAGGGGAGACTACAGATTAGGTCTGAGCCTCCCGTCGGACTACAAGCTCAG TGATACAGTGAGTACTCCTGCAGCCAACCCCCAGGATGCAACACTTAAAGGAGGCGATGACATCACACTGACCACTTCAGTTGAAAAGGGAAAGGCCAGTGAGAG aaaacacaatcaaGTTCCTGGCATGTCACGCCGACGACAGAGAGACTCTCATATCAAACCAAAGAAGACTCCAGCTCTTGCTGTTGTTCCCGTCGTCACACACTGA
- the LOC119024457 gene encoding uncharacterized protein C3orf20-like isoform X6 has protein sequence MMISCSGALAELKTGPVYFFDQPTKRNRMKGTRSRLYFNVANEDTAQSQENDNKEGVELTPRLSGETCGEVKPDTASDAPNIKDQDPVDAYKRAAPQLLNDLARLLSQHKWAQKACIPRGIVNILNCSWQELTAGAVQQTNDKPGGPRGSLKLDEDCDKNKKEAGERNSVVVVEHVGPTVKKPHVSSNPRMKKHKQNNKRAHNSTTFSFSVSSDSSKHPAGCDLFPGWIVQPTQPSCDDPQWIRLCQWVVDRLQAARNNAKLQTADQHMKPLIRRHYGDAKETVKDRTSRRKKAQPATLVNGLPQIPEVKQQDPARQKLHYRINDGSSFIYYPSGCMAVCQSCSGLPGGGFYTNVFSDSEFPVIMATITAFGHGAVTHPLSCSITAVWDQDGGFICDHHGNITKDWSWQTGRTPREKIVIQLSDLISVRLLSGTSAMLRFSCNKESVHLPLPALAKPKEMPCLQTPGKLNSEAAQDPQLAGKTKSPAVVLKNKRNLRLTPVSVRSREVLQMVREVEGLEELSTQRRRGGHVGRELKRLQQRVRNILDDWMDYYRVAIGIKCPDMERMPDAPLRTRLRREVQSAALPSLNPPEWVDAKPVQPEEDGDESQELHGHRSAETCIKLPRTPKKGTKAEPRVTQIGPLQIHGSIKLESLVIPHSPDLQPSAVTNPPARPSFTSSAPVTVCPALLRAALQGEGGCRRCCCSATLMPAVTDLEYDAFIMGQPPHSQQILVVCVTPASQHFNTHVAPGQEVLERLYRRRNKQRTTPCTQCQMDSFRLVRYEMSTGKQPSCGAENILLQQRHNAAPGMVLMYIRGKLLFVGYVFSDHSRSVRDLQKQISRSRGDYRLGLSLPSDYKLSDTVSTPAANPQDATLKGGDDITLTTSVEKGKASERY, from the exons ATGATGATTTCTTGCTCTGGTGCGCTGGCAGAGCTCAAGACTGGCCCTGTGTATTTCTTTGACCAG CCAACAAAACGAAACAGAATGAAAGGGACAAGAAGCAGGCTATATTTCAATGTGGCAAACGAAGACACAGCACAAAG TCAAGAGAATGACAACAAAGAAGGTGTTGAGCTCACTCCGAGGCTCTCAGGTGAAACATGTGGGGAAGTTAAACCTGATACCGCATCTGATGCGCCGAACATAAAGGACCAAGATCCGGTGGATGCCTACAAGCGAGCAGCCCCTCAGTTATTAAACGACCTGGCTCGCCTGCTTTCCCAACATAAGTGGGCCCAGAAGGCGTGTATTCCTCGCGGGATTGTAAATATTCTGAATTGCTCCTGGCAGGAGCTGACTGCAGGGGCGGTGCAACAGACCAACGACAAACCAGGAGGCCCCAGAGGTTCCCTGAAGTTGGATGAAGACTGTGACAAGAACAAgaaggaggcaggagagagaaactCAGTTGTTGTGGTGGAACATGTTGGTCCCACTGTGAAAAAACCACATGTGAGCTCAAATCCACGCatgaaaaagcacaaacaaaataacaagagAG CTCACAACTCCACAACCTTCAGTTTCTCTGTCTCATCCGACAGCAGTAAACATCCAG CTGGATGTGATTTGTTTCCAGGTTGGATTGTCCAGCCGACGCAGCCCTCCTGTGATGACCCTCAGTGGATCAGGTTGTGTCAGTGGGTGGTGGATCGGCTCCAGGCGGCAAGAAATAATGC AAAactgcaaacagctgatcagcacatGAAGCCCCTCATTCGCCGCCATTATGGTGACGCAAAGGAAACAGTGAAGGACAGGACATCCAGGAGAAAAAAGGCCCAACCTGCCACTTTAGTCAACGGTTTACCCCAGATACCagaggtgaagcagcaggatCCAGCACGGCAGAAACTACACTACAGGATCAATGACGGCTCCTCGTTCATATA CTACCCATCTGGTTGTATGGCAGTATGCCAAAGCTGCTCAGGTCTGCCCGGTGGAGGTTTCTACACCAACGTGTTCAGTGACAGCGAGTTTCCTGTTATCATGGCAACTATCACAGCGTTTGGGCATGGAGCCGTTACACACCCTCTGAG CTGTTCCATCACTGCAGTGTGGGACCAGGATGGTGGATTCATATGTGACCATCACGGGAACATAACTAAGGACTGGAGCTGGCAGACAGGACGCACACCGAGGGAGAAGATCGTGATACAG TTGTCAGATTTAATCTCTGTGAGGCTGCTCAGTGGCACTTCTGCCATGCTCCGCTTCAGCTGTAACAAAGAAAGtgttcatcttcctctccctgcaTTGGCTAAACCAAAGGAAATG CCTTGTTTGCAGACTCCAGGAAAGTTAAACTCTGAGGCTGCTCAAGACCCCCAGCTGGCGGGGAAGACAAAATCCCCTGCTGTGGTCCTAAAAAACAAGAGGAACCTGAGGCTAACACCT GTGTCGGTGCGCTCCCGGGAGGTCCTCCAGATggtcagagaggtggaggggctGGAGGAGCTGTCAACACAGCGGAGAAGAGGAGGGCATGTTGGCAGGGAGCTGAAGAGGCTTCAGCAGAGAGTACGAAACATCCTGGATGACTGGATGGATTATTATCGCGTGGCCATCG ggATCAAGTGTCCTGACATGGAGCGGATGCCAGATGCCCCGCTGAGGACCAGGCTGAGAAGGGAGGTACAGTCAGCTGCTCTGCCCTCTCTGAACCCACCTGAGTGGGTTGATGCTAAGCCAGTCCAGCCCGAGGAGGACGGGGATGAGTCGCAGGAGTTGCACGGACATCGGTCAGCAGAGACCTGCATCAAGCTGCCAAG GACACCCAAAAAGGGAACAAAGGCGGAGCCCCGTGTCACACAGATAGGACCCCTTCAGATTCACGGCAGTATTAAACTTGA GTCACTGGTCATTCCACACAGTCCAGATTTGCAGCCCTCCGCCGTCACCAACCCTCCAGCCCGGCCGTCGTTCACCTCATCCGCCCCCGTCACAGTGTGCCCAGCTCTGCTGAGAGCTGCCctgcagggggagggggggtgcaggcggtgctgctgcagcgctACGCTGATGCCAGCGGTGACAGACCTGGAGTACGATGCCTTCATTATGGGCCAGCCTCCACACAGTCAACAGATCCTGGTGGTGTGTGTGACTCCGGCAAGCCAACACTTTAATACACATGTGGCGCCCGGCCAGGAGGTGCTGGAGCGGCTttacaggaggaggaacaagcAGAGAACCACGCCGTGCACTCAG tgCCAGATGGATTCATTTCGCCTGGTGAGGTACGAGATGTCAACAGGGAAGCAGCCCAGCTGTGGAGCGGagaacatcctgctgcagcagagacataACGCTGCTCCTGGGATGGTCCTG ATGTACATCAGAGGGAAGCTGCTGTTTGTCGGCTACGTATTCAGTGATCACAGTCGCTCAGTCAGGGACCTTCAAAAGCAAATCTCCAGGAGCAGGGGAGACTACAGATTAGGTCTGAGCCTCCCGTCGGACTACAAGCTCAG TGATACAGTGAGTACTCCTGCAGCCAACCCCCAGGATGCAACACTTAAAGGAGGCGATGACATCACACTGACCACTTCAGTTGAAAAGGGAAAGGCCAGTGAGAGGTACT aa
- the LOC119024457 gene encoding uncharacterized protein LOC119024457 isoform X1, with protein MMISCSGALAELKTGPVYFFDQPTKRNRMKGTRSRLYFNVANEDTAQSQENDNKEGVELTPRLSGETCGEVKPDTASDAPNIKDQDPVDAYKRAAPQLLNDLARLLSQHKWAQKACIPRGIVNILNCSWQELTAGAVQQTNDKPGGPRGSLKLDEDCDKNKKEAGERNSVVVVEHVGPTVKKPHVSSNPRMKKHKQNNKRAHNSTTFSFSVSSDSSKHPAGCDLFPGWIVQPTQPSCDDPQWIRLCQWVVDRLQAARNNAKLQTADQHMKPLIRRHYGDAKETVKDRTSRRKKAQPATLVNGLPQIPEVKQQDPARQKLHYRINDGSSFIYYPSGCMAVCQSCSGLPGGGFYTNVFSDSEFPVIMATITAFGHGAVTHPLSCSITAVWDQDGGFICDHHGNITKDWSWQTGRTPREKIVIQLSDLISVRLLSGTSAMLRFSCNKESVHLPLPALAKPKEMPCLQTPGKLNSEAAQDPQLAGKTKSPAVVLKNKRNLRLTPVSVRSREVLQMVREVEGLEELSTQRRRGGHVGRELKRLQQRVRNILDDWMDYYRVAIGIKCPDMERMPDAPLRTRLRREVQSAALPSLNPPEWVDAKPVQPEEDGDESQELHGHRSAETCIKLPRTPKKGTKAEPRVTQIGPLQIHGSIKLESLVIPHSPDLQPSAVTNPPARPSFTSSAPVTVCPALLRAALQGEGGCRRCCCSATLMPAVTDLEYDAFIMGQPPHSQQILVVCVTPASQHFNTHVAPGQEVLERLYRRRNKQRTTPCTQCQMDSFRLVRYEMSTGKQPSCGAENILLQQRHNAAPGMVLMYIRGKLLFVGYVFSDHSRSVRDLQKQISRSRGDYRLGLSLPSDYKLRYDCATFASVHLIYCKKLNHLSVTLITDHSNSMNIEENCQRASWNLKISPVKLLFKGQVETTRIDSVHSRPFLAVIQ; from the exons ATGATGATTTCTTGCTCTGGTGCGCTGGCAGAGCTCAAGACTGGCCCTGTGTATTTCTTTGACCAG CCAACAAAACGAAACAGAATGAAAGGGACAAGAAGCAGGCTATATTTCAATGTGGCAAACGAAGACACAGCACAAAG TCAAGAGAATGACAACAAAGAAGGTGTTGAGCTCACTCCGAGGCTCTCAGGTGAAACATGTGGGGAAGTTAAACCTGATACCGCATCTGATGCGCCGAACATAAAGGACCAAGATCCGGTGGATGCCTACAAGCGAGCAGCCCCTCAGTTATTAAACGACCTGGCTCGCCTGCTTTCCCAACATAAGTGGGCCCAGAAGGCGTGTATTCCTCGCGGGATTGTAAATATTCTGAATTGCTCCTGGCAGGAGCTGACTGCAGGGGCGGTGCAACAGACCAACGACAAACCAGGAGGCCCCAGAGGTTCCCTGAAGTTGGATGAAGACTGTGACAAGAACAAgaaggaggcaggagagagaaactCAGTTGTTGTGGTGGAACATGTTGGTCCCACTGTGAAAAAACCACATGTGAGCTCAAATCCACGCatgaaaaagcacaaacaaaataacaagagAG CTCACAACTCCACAACCTTCAGTTTCTCTGTCTCATCCGACAGCAGTAAACATCCAG CTGGATGTGATTTGTTTCCAGGTTGGATTGTCCAGCCGACGCAGCCCTCCTGTGATGACCCTCAGTGGATCAGGTTGTGTCAGTGGGTGGTGGATCGGCTCCAGGCGGCAAGAAATAATGC AAAactgcaaacagctgatcagcacatGAAGCCCCTCATTCGCCGCCATTATGGTGACGCAAAGGAAACAGTGAAGGACAGGACATCCAGGAGAAAAAAGGCCCAACCTGCCACTTTAGTCAACGGTTTACCCCAGATACCagaggtgaagcagcaggatCCAGCACGGCAGAAACTACACTACAGGATCAATGACGGCTCCTCGTTCATATA CTACCCATCTGGTTGTATGGCAGTATGCCAAAGCTGCTCAGGTCTGCCCGGTGGAGGTTTCTACACCAACGTGTTCAGTGACAGCGAGTTTCCTGTTATCATGGCAACTATCACAGCGTTTGGGCATGGAGCCGTTACACACCCTCTGAG CTGTTCCATCACTGCAGTGTGGGACCAGGATGGTGGATTCATATGTGACCATCACGGGAACATAACTAAGGACTGGAGCTGGCAGACAGGACGCACACCGAGGGAGAAGATCGTGATACAG TTGTCAGATTTAATCTCTGTGAGGCTGCTCAGTGGCACTTCTGCCATGCTCCGCTTCAGCTGTAACAAAGAAAGtgttcatcttcctctccctgcaTTGGCTAAACCAAAGGAAATG CCTTGTTTGCAGACTCCAGGAAAGTTAAACTCTGAGGCTGCTCAAGACCCCCAGCTGGCGGGGAAGACAAAATCCCCTGCTGTGGTCCTAAAAAACAAGAGGAACCTGAGGCTAACACCT GTGTCGGTGCGCTCCCGGGAGGTCCTCCAGATggtcagagaggtggaggggctGGAGGAGCTGTCAACACAGCGGAGAAGAGGAGGGCATGTTGGCAGGGAGCTGAAGAGGCTTCAGCAGAGAGTACGAAACATCCTGGATGACTGGATGGATTATTATCGCGTGGCCATCG ggATCAAGTGTCCTGACATGGAGCGGATGCCAGATGCCCCGCTGAGGACCAGGCTGAGAAGGGAGGTACAGTCAGCTGCTCTGCCCTCTCTGAACCCACCTGAGTGGGTTGATGCTAAGCCAGTCCAGCCCGAGGAGGACGGGGATGAGTCGCAGGAGTTGCACGGACATCGGTCAGCAGAGACCTGCATCAAGCTGCCAAG GACACCCAAAAAGGGAACAAAGGCGGAGCCCCGTGTCACACAGATAGGACCCCTTCAGATTCACGGCAGTATTAAACTTGA GTCACTGGTCATTCCACACAGTCCAGATTTGCAGCCCTCCGCCGTCACCAACCCTCCAGCCCGGCCGTCGTTCACCTCATCCGCCCCCGTCACAGTGTGCCCAGCTCTGCTGAGAGCTGCCctgcagggggagggggggtgcaggcggtgctgctgcagcgctACGCTGATGCCAGCGGTGACAGACCTGGAGTACGATGCCTTCATTATGGGCCAGCCTCCACACAGTCAACAGATCCTGGTGGTGTGTGTGACTCCGGCAAGCCAACACTTTAATACACATGTGGCGCCCGGCCAGGAGGTGCTGGAGCGGCTttacaggaggaggaacaagcAGAGAACCACGCCGTGCACTCAG tgCCAGATGGATTCATTTCGCCTGGTGAGGTACGAGATGTCAACAGGGAAGCAGCCCAGCTGTGGAGCGGagaacatcctgctgcagcagagacataACGCTGCTCCTGGGATGGTCCTG ATGTACATCAGAGGGAAGCTGCTGTTTGTCGGCTACGTATTCAGTGATCACAGTCGCTCAGTCAGGGACCTTCAAAAGCAAATCTCCAGGAGCAGGGGAGACTACAGATTAGGTCTGAGCCTCCCGTCGGACTACAAGCTCAGGTACGACTGCGCCACGTTCGCCAGCGTTCATCTGATTTACTGTAAGAAGCTAAATCATCTGTCAGTCACCCTCATTACTGATCACTCAAACAGCATGAACATAGAAGAGAACTGTCAGCGAGCATCGTGGAATTTAAAGATAAGCCCAgtgaaattactttttaaaggacAGGTTGAGACAACAAGAATCGACTCTGTTCATTCCCGCCCTTTCCTTGCAGTGATACAGTGA